A window of Rhodococcus sp. SGAir0479 contains these coding sequences:
- a CDS encoding DUF350 domain-containing protein, translating into MTVTNLAAATEIGSVEFLPMVGGVLATLAYFAVGVGVLAAGFAMLDALTPGNLRHQVYVEKNPNAALLLGANHLALAVIVITAILTSSDGFAQGILDSLVYGVVGVVLQAAALAIMNVLLPGRLVTLVGEPRMCGAAWAVAVTLFSVGLVNAAALS; encoded by the coding sequence ATGACCGTCACGAACCTGGCCGCCGCCACCGAGATCGGCTCCGTGGAGTTCCTGCCCATGGTCGGGGGCGTGCTCGCCACGCTCGCCTACTTCGCGGTGGGCGTGGGCGTGCTGGCCGCGGGCTTCGCGATGCTCGACGCCCTCACCCCGGGGAACCTGCGCCACCAGGTGTACGTCGAGAAGAACCCCAACGCCGCGCTGCTGCTCGGTGCGAACCACCTGGCGCTGGCGGTCATCGTGATCACCGCGATCCTCACCAGTTCCGACGGCTTCGCCCAGGGGATCCTCGACTCGCTCGTCTACGGCGTGGTCGGCGTGGTGCTGCAGGCCGCCGCACTGGCGATCATGAACGTGCTGCTGCCGGGTCGCCTGGTCACGCTGGTCGGCGAGCCGCGGATGTGCGGTGCCGCGTGGGCCGTCGCGGTGACGCTG
- a CDS encoding DUF4247 domain-containing protein, which translates to MAPVRRAGIVAALATATILLAGCGANVRDHIGDKFERRDTTGSVTTYYSRDPVGTTVSRIVADDQPAARKADGNNEYLRYDDDIVTVGPAAGGGSTVTVEDLGRYNGGHFAYLGPGFSPGSPAAGNTSGGSGSAK; encoded by the coding sequence GTGGCGCCCGTGAGGCGCGCGGGCATCGTCGCGGCGCTGGCCACGGCGACGATCCTGCTCGCCGGCTGCGGCGCAAACGTGCGCGACCACATCGGCGACAAGTTCGAGCGTCGGGACACGACCGGCTCGGTCACCACCTACTACTCGCGGGACCCCGTGGGCACCACCGTCAGCCGCATCGTCGCCGACGACCAGCCGGCCGCCCGGAAGGCGGACGGCAACAACGAGTACCTGCGGTACGACGACGACATCGTCACCGTCGGGCCCGCGGCGGGCGGCGGCAGCACGGTGACCGTCGAGGATCTCGGCCGCTACAACGGCGGCCATTTCGCCTACCTCGGTCCCGGCTTCAGTCCCGGCTCACCCGCCGCGGGCAACACCTCCGGCGGATCGGGATCCGCGAAATGA
- a CDS encoding DUF2617 family protein: MSVHLLDVEPTDVAADALGLVLDAPVPEMLASLRLHDAAAGTVTLGVLGASHVVVGETDRVVLTEQVSCTAVLAGGHRLPDTAERPGYRFAARTERVSGAELRRRAADLRARSTDDRWVCGAFPGDRDALTALTAVAEAGQWRWRTWHLYPGDGHGTVVATESRWRP, translated from the coding sequence GTGAGCGTCCACCTGCTCGACGTCGAGCCCACCGACGTGGCCGCCGACGCACTCGGTCTCGTGCTCGACGCCCCGGTGCCCGAGATGCTGGCGTCGCTGCGCCTGCACGACGCGGCGGCCGGCACGGTGACTCTCGGTGTGCTGGGCGCGTCGCACGTGGTGGTCGGCGAGACCGATCGCGTGGTGCTCACCGAGCAGGTCTCGTGCACCGCGGTCCTGGCCGGCGGCCACCGGTTGCCGGACACGGCGGAGCGGCCCGGGTACCGGTTCGCGGCCCGGACCGAACGGGTCTCCGGCGCCGAACTGCGGCGCCGCGCCGCGGACCTGCGAGCCCGCTCCACCGACGACCGCTGGGTGTGCGGTGCGTTCCCCGGTGACCGGGACGCGCTGACGGCGCTGACCGCCGTCGCGGAGGCGGGGCAATGGCGCTGGCGGACATGGCATCTGTACCCCGGTGACGGGCACGGCACCGTCGTCGCGACCGAGAGCAGGTGGCGCCCGTGA
- a CDS encoding DUF4178 domain-containing protein, protein MGVLIVLIVVLILVLVAGIVVFARRTRTPAPAPRVDPLADYPEVYDPHKIGVGDIITYAGIDHVVRGTIVLDQEGYQWREHLLDGSTGRRWLTVEDDEGELEMTLWMRREGTGLEPGGDVVLDDRVYRKIESGSARYTAEGTTGTAPSGSMDYADYATSDKTGLLAFERWARTASWEVSTGRAVTRGELTVIHAGPVL, encoded by the coding sequence ATGGGTGTCCTGATTGTCTTGATCGTCGTGTTGATTCTGGTGCTGGTCGCCGGGATCGTCGTATTCGCCCGGCGCACACGGACACCGGCGCCGGCGCCGCGCGTCGATCCCCTCGCCGACTACCCGGAGGTCTACGACCCGCACAAGATCGGTGTCGGCGACATCATCACGTACGCGGGTATCGATCACGTGGTGCGCGGCACGATCGTCCTCGACCAGGAGGGCTACCAGTGGCGGGAGCACCTGCTCGACGGGTCGACCGGTCGGCGCTGGCTCACCGTCGAGGACGACGAGGGCGAACTCGAGATGACCCTGTGGATGCGGCGCGAGGGTACCGGCCTCGAACCGGGCGGCGACGTCGTCCTCGACGACCGGGTGTACCGGAAGATCGAGTCCGGCTCCGCGCGGTACACCGCCGAGGGCACCACCGGCACCGCGCCGTCCGGATCGATGGACTACGCGGACTACGCCACCTCCGACAAGACCGGCCTGCTCGCCTTCGAGCGGTGGGCGCGGACGGCGTCGTGGGAGGTCTCGACGGGACGGGCCGTCACGCGTGGTGAGCTGACGGTGATCCACGCCGGTCCCGTCCTGTGA
- a CDS encoding VIT1/CCC1 transporter family protein translates to MTSDHGSPGSASEHGAEPHGGALSSKLNWLRAGVLGANDGIVSVAGLVVGVAAATTDRGPILTAGLAGLAAGAVSMALGEYVSVSTQRDTERALLAKERVELATIPDAELDELAALYEAKGLSPATARTVAEELTAHDAFAAHAEVELGIDPDELTDPWQAAGASAVSFTVGAILPMLAILLPPATARIPVTFVAVLVALAITGSLSARLGGADRPRAIVRVVIGGALAMAVTYGIGQLLGVAGV, encoded by the coding sequence GTGACTTCCGATCACGGGTCGCCCGGCTCGGCGAGCGAGCACGGCGCGGAGCCGCACGGCGGCGCACTGTCCTCGAAGCTGAACTGGCTGCGCGCCGGTGTCCTCGGCGCCAACGACGGCATCGTGTCGGTGGCCGGTCTGGTGGTCGGTGTCGCCGCGGCCACCACCGATCGCGGACCGATCCTCACCGCCGGTCTGGCCGGGCTTGCTGCCGGCGCGGTCTCGATGGCCCTCGGCGAATACGTCTCGGTGAGCACTCAACGCGACACCGAGCGGGCGCTGCTGGCGAAGGAACGCGTCGAGCTGGCCACCATCCCGGACGCCGAACTCGACGAACTCGCAGCGCTCTACGAGGCCAAGGGTCTGTCCCCCGCGACCGCCCGCACCGTCGCCGAGGAGCTCACCGCTCACGACGCGTTCGCGGCGCACGCCGAGGTGGAGCTGGGCATCGACCCGGACGAGCTGACCGATCCGTGGCAGGCGGCCGGCGCGTCGGCCGTCTCCTTCACGGTCGGGGCGATCCTGCCGATGCTCGCGATCCTGCTGCCCCCGGCCACCGCGCGCATCCCGGTCACGTTCGTGGCGGTACTCGTCGCGCTGGCGATCACCGGCAGTCTGAGTGCGCGGCTCGGTGGGGCCGACCGGCCGCGAGCGATCGTGCGCGTCGTGATCGGCGGCGCGCTCGCGATGGCCGTGACGTACGGGATCGGCCAGTTACTCGGCGTCGCCGGCGTCTGA
- a CDS encoding protein-tyrosine phosphatase family protein codes for MNDDLADPTAIDIKVDPMRQHLIGITAHGHLPFDVPVVSEIATNLWQGGCRDGLVLPKFVSHLVSLYPWEQYDIRHSIDSEMYVRMYDSAEQGFEQVDVLAAWVNVCRETGPVLVHCQVGLNRSSLVAARAMVLAGEADPAGAVALLRARRSPACLCNPAFETWLLHDAPPPGAAVSASDAGDAE; via the coding sequence GTGAACGACGACCTCGCGGATCCCACTGCGATCGACATCAAGGTCGACCCGATGCGTCAGCACCTGATCGGGATCACCGCGCACGGCCATCTCCCGTTCGACGTGCCGGTCGTCAGTGAGATCGCGACCAACCTGTGGCAGGGCGGCTGCCGTGACGGACTCGTGCTGCCGAAGTTCGTCAGCCACCTGGTCTCGCTCTATCCGTGGGAGCAGTACGACATCCGGCACAGCATCGACTCGGAGATGTACGTCCGCATGTACGACAGCGCCGAGCAGGGCTTCGAGCAGGTCGACGTGCTCGCGGCGTGGGTGAACGTGTGCCGCGAGACCGGTCCCGTGCTGGTCCACTGTCAGGTGGGGCTCAACCGGTCCAGCCTGGTGGCCGCGCGCGCCATGGTGCTGGCCGGCGAGGCCGACCCGGCGGGGGCCGTGGCGCTGCTGCGGGCGCGGCGCTCCCCGGCCTGCCTGTGCAACCCGGCGTTCGAGACGTGGCTGCTGCACGATGCCCCGCCGCCCGGCGCGGCGGTATCGGCGTCAGACGCCGGCGACGCCGAGTAA
- a CDS encoding peroxiredoxin, with protein sequence MPLEVGAAAPDFTLKDQNNQEVSLADFRGKKNVLLVFYPLAFTGVCQGELCRVRDELPKFQNDDAEILAVSVGPSPTHKIWAAEQGYTFPLLSDFWPHGEVAQAYGVFNDKFGFANRGTFAIDKDGIIRFAEMNGPGEPRDQGAWEKALAALKS encoded by the coding sequence ATGCCTCTCGAGGTGGGCGCAGCGGCGCCCGATTTCACGCTCAAGGACCAGAACAACCAGGAAGTCTCGCTCGCGGACTTCCGGGGCAAGAAGAACGTGCTCCTCGTCTTCTACCCGCTCGCGTTCACCGGTGTCTGCCAGGGCGAGCTGTGCCGGGTGCGCGACGAGCTGCCGAAGTTCCAGAACGACGACGCCGAGATCCTGGCGGTCTCGGTGGGTCCCTCGCCGACGCACAAGATCTGGGCGGCGGAGCAGGGCTACACGTTCCCGCTGCTGTCGGACTTCTGGCCGCACGGCGAGGTAGCGCAGGCCTACGGCGTGTTCAACGACAAGTTCGGATTCGCCAATCGCGGCACGTTCGCGATCGACAAGGACGGCATCATCCGCTTCGCGGAAATGAACGGCCCCGGCGAACCCCGTGACCAGGGAGCTTGGGAGAAGGCGCTCGCCGCGCTAAAGTCCTGA
- a CDS encoding DUF3052 domain-containing protein, with protein MVAAADAQNYAQKLGITHDMVVQELGWDEDTDDELRVAVEDAVGEEMVDEDSDEVVDVVLLWWRDGDGDLVDALMDAIGPLSDDGFVWVLTPKTGQPGHVEPSEIAESAPTAGLTQTSAANLGNWSGSRLVQPKARAPKR; from the coding sequence GTGGTCGCCGCGGCGGACGCTCAGAACTACGCTCAGAAACTTGGCATAACCCACGACATGGTGGTTCAGGAGCTGGGCTGGGACGAGGACACCGACGACGAGCTGCGCGTAGCGGTGGAGGACGCCGTCGGTGAGGAAATGGTCGACGAGGACTCCGACGAGGTCGTGGACGTCGTGCTGCTGTGGTGGCGGGACGGAGACGGTGACCTGGTCGATGCGCTCATGGACGCCATCGGGCCGCTCTCCGACGACGGCTTCGTGTGGGTTCTCACCCCCAAGACCGGCCAGCCCGGGCACGTCGAACCCAGCGAGATCGCGGAGTCCGCACCGACCGCGGGCCTGACCCAGACGTCGGCCGCGAATCTCGGCAACTGGAGCGGCAGCCGGCTGGTGCAGCCGAAGGCACGCGCGCCCAAGCGCTGA